acatttcaaaGTTTGGTCCTTTAACTCTAATTTTGAAAACGGTCATCTCACACACACATATGTTGAACATTTAAAAGATCAACCATCTTGTTATGTCTTTAAACCTGGGTTGCCGTTTTGTATTTGATTCTGCATCAAACCGAGTTATACCACAAATTGCACTCATATTTACCTCTCCCTGACAAAAGCAGACTGGCACaagttttaaaatattcttaaacattttacatttacatgcaTCGAtcaatatgtatacatgtattaagcaTTTGAAACCTTACTTTGCGATGCGACAATCAAACAACTAGTAGTTTCGTAATATTTATCAATCATGATGAGAGAGTTTGATTTGTATCTGACATTACAATAATTTGTACGTTGAATGTCTGCATGATGACACTGTTTTcgataccttgtgttattttaaaCTGTAACTTCGATGAACAAATCGGCACAAAAACTAAGAAACAAGTATTAGCTACCGATGTTTTAATACAAGTCACATATATTCTCACCGTattctgttgaaaaatgaatcCGTAATTCAAAGAAAAGCCTTAATCACTTAAATGTACCGAAAAccaattttttaaataaaattcaataaGATTTCGcagatataacacaaacatatGTTCTGTTCCAATATATGtcaatttttgaaattatataagATAATCCTGGCCCAGTTCATTATTTTTCGTTTTTCCAAAAGTTACGTTTTTCATGTTCAGCGATTTACGCTTCTTTTCTAGCTGAACACTTAACACTTGAGTTCCGAACATCACGAGCACTTTCGGAACAAGCTGTTGTTTCCATTACAATACAAGGCACAACCCCATGGTGGTTTGAATGATTGACCTTTCTTTAAGTTCCTCCCCATGTAGGTGCATCCTTTATCCTCGGTTACTTCTGGCATACTATGAGGTTCCTCCGTCGGCGCCTCTGTCACGGTCGGTTTCTCCGTCGGCTCTGGTTTCGATACGGGGTAATTTGGAGCTTCTGGATTTTTCTTCGGTCTGATTTTTGTGTTTCGTTTTGGCTTTTCTGTCGTCGAAGTTGTTGAACTGCTCCAAAAAGGCGTCGACGAACTCTTCGTGTTTGAATCAGATGAAGAACCAAAGTGATTTCGGTGATTTTGATAAGCACCGGAAGCAGACGCAGAGTTATCGAACGTTTCAGCAACACCGGAAGCGTATGGTTCAGCGATAGGTGTTGGTGCCGTGGTGGTCGGGGCACTTGAAGAAGGGAAATATGTTGATGTAGGCTCTGTCTTACCAGATTCCTGATAATTTAAGTTCCATATTCCGTTTCTGATCTTTGATAAGGGTCCTCTCCCGAAAGAACTTGCCAGTGATTCGACAGTTTGAGCTGCATGTTTAAGTTGGTAACCGTAAGTGTTCGTATTTGACCAGGATGTCATGTCACCTAGATTGGTTCCTGCCCGCGCCAGAAATTCCAGCTGATTATAGCCGTTACATACTAGTGCAAATTGTGAATACTGGTGCAGTACATAAACCTTAGCTGCTTCCGGGCATTTGCATTGCCACGTCATATCCGGCATCAGAAAACAATAGAACGCAGTTGGACTCTTTTCCATATTTGGGAAACCGGAAGTACCACCAGCGAAACATACCAATAACCCCAGGAAGAAAAAAGACAAAATCATCTTCGATATGTTGGCAGTCCTACGAGCATGAACTACACTGCTGGTTTACTCAACTAACTTCAAACAATATCGATTCATGAAGATGAAAACGTTGGTAGCCCATCGGTCATTTTAAGGgatttgttgttttatgatttcaaataaaattctGAAATGTTATTCCCTGTCCATCTGTTATGGTATTGTGTACGATAAACTTATTTCTGTTTCGATATGGATTTATTGACTTACCTAGTCCTcttcataaaatatttaagtACTGACACGcctgtttttatttttccttaTGGGATTTAATAGGTTAGATACCAGATTAAAGAAGCAATAAATAAAAAGcagttatatatacagtatgataagactctttcatatgtggatatgaaggagagagttattctacccgaggg
The DNA window shown above is from Argopecten irradians isolate NY chromosome 8, Ai_NY, whole genome shotgun sequence and carries:
- the LOC138328999 gene encoding uncharacterized protein — its product is MPDMTWQCKCPEAAKVYVLHQYSQFALVCNGYNQLEFLARAGTNLGDMTSWSNTNTYGYQLKHAAQTVESLASSFGRGPLSKIRNGIWNLNYQESGKTEPTSTYFPSSSAPTTTAPTPIAEPYASGVAETFDNSASASGAYQNHRNHFGSSSDSNTKSSSTPFWSSSTTSTTEKPKRNTKIRPKKNPEAPNYPVSKPEPTEKPTVTEAPTEEPHSMPEVTEDKGCTYMGRNLKKGQSFKPPWGCALYCNGNNSLFRKCS